The Geobacter sp. AOG2 genome includes a window with the following:
- a CDS encoding multidrug efflux RND transporter permease subunit, translated as MNVSAPFIRRPVATTLLTFGLVLAGVIAFRLLPVSPLPQVDFPTISVSAALPGADPETMSTSVAAPLERQFGRIAGVTEMTSTSYRGSTNITMQFDLNRDIDGAARDVQAAINAARGDLPSNLTSNPSYRKVNPSDAPILILALTSDTMSKPQMYDAASSILQQKLSQVKGVGQVFVGGSSLPAVRVELNPLALSKYGISPESVRGVLAATNVNRPKGEVSSGNRSWEVRTNDQLRTARDYLPLVVTSRNGAVVRLADVATVDDSVEDLRSTGLVNGKPAVMVIVFRQPGANIIETVDNVRSLLPQLGASLPGAIDLSVVLDRTPPIRGSLRDVERSLIISGLLVILVVFWFLRNVRATLIPAVAVTTSIIGTFAVMYLFGYSLDNLSLMALTIATGFVVDDAIVVLENITRYREQGQSPLQAALSGSREIAFTVLSMSVSLVAVFIPILLMGGMVGRLFREFAVTLSAAIMVSLLVSLTVTPMMCATLLKPEGKREHGIIYRTSEGMFTRLHKGYELTLAWALRHSRLMLLITLATVGVNVLLFILVPKGFFPEQDTGRILGRIQAAQDTSFQAMERKLAQIVAIVKSDPDVVYVTGFTGGGGGGGSTTNTGRMFIALKPFEKRASTANDVIKRLRGKLMSVPGAPTFLAPVQDLRVGGRISNALYQYTLQGTDLNELNTWSQRVLQKLRTVPQVVDLSSDLQNKGRQADLVIDRPTAARLGITPQMIDNTLYDAFGQRQVSISYTLLNQYHVVMEVDPAFWQRPDTLRDIYVTSTSGKQVPLSAFTHYEPSATALAVNHQGQFPSITLSFNLAPGVALGDAVKSIEATTRQMGMPAAIRGSFQGTAQAFKDSLNNQPLLILAALMAVYIVLGVLYESYIHPITILSTLPSAGVGAVAALMLFRTDLSLIAIIGVILLIGIVKKNGIMMVDFAIAAERNEGKSPEEAIYEACLLRFRPIMMTTMAALLGALPLALGHGVGSELRRPLGISIVGGLIFSQMLTLYTTPVVYLYMDRFRMWVAKMRGRRKRIVQM; from the coding sequence ATGAACGTCTCAGCTCCCTTCATAAGGCGTCCGGTTGCCACCACACTGCTTACTTTTGGATTGGTGCTGGCCGGGGTGATTGCCTTCCGCCTCCTGCCGGTATCGCCGCTGCCCCAAGTGGATTTCCCGACCATCTCGGTTTCGGCAGCATTGCCCGGCGCCGACCCCGAGACCATGTCCACTTCGGTGGCCGCTCCGCTGGAACGACAGTTCGGTCGCATCGCCGGGGTTACCGAGATGACCTCTACCAGCTATCGCGGCAGCACCAACATCACCATGCAATTTGACCTGAACCGCGATATCGACGGTGCGGCGCGGGACGTGCAAGCAGCCATCAATGCGGCGCGGGGCGATCTCCCTTCCAACCTGACCAGCAACCCCAGCTACCGCAAGGTAAATCCCTCCGATGCGCCGATCCTGATTCTGGCCCTCACTTCAGATACCATGAGCAAACCGCAGATGTACGATGCGGCTTCCTCCATCCTGCAACAGAAGCTCTCCCAGGTTAAGGGGGTTGGCCAAGTCTTCGTGGGAGGGAGTTCGCTGCCGGCTGTGAGGGTGGAGTTGAATCCTCTAGCTCTCAGCAAGTACGGCATCAGTCCGGAAAGTGTGCGGGGCGTACTTGCTGCAACCAACGTCAACCGGCCCAAGGGTGAGGTATCCTCAGGTAACAGGAGCTGGGAGGTCCGAACCAACGATCAGCTTCGTACAGCCCGGGATTATCTGCCGTTGGTGGTGACCTCTCGAAACGGAGCAGTGGTCAGGCTGGCCGATGTGGCCACGGTCGACGATTCGGTGGAAGACTTGCGTTCCACCGGACTGGTCAACGGTAAACCGGCGGTCATGGTGATTGTCTTTCGCCAGCCGGGAGCCAACATCATCGAGACGGTGGACAATGTGCGCAGTCTTTTGCCGCAGCTTGGAGCGTCCCTGCCGGGAGCCATCGATTTGTCGGTTGTCCTTGACCGCACTCCACCCATACGCGGTTCCCTGCGGGATGTGGAGAGGTCCCTCATTATTTCGGGGCTGCTGGTCATCCTGGTGGTGTTCTGGTTTCTGCGTAATGTCCGCGCCACGCTTATCCCCGCCGTGGCCGTGACCACATCGATCATCGGCACCTTTGCGGTGATGTACCTGTTCGGCTACTCCCTGGACAATCTGTCGCTTATGGCCCTGACCATCGCCACCGGATTCGTGGTGGACGACGCCATCGTGGTGCTGGAAAATATTACTCGCTACCGCGAACAGGGGCAATCACCGCTTCAGGCGGCCTTATCCGGCTCCAGGGAGATCGCCTTCACGGTCCTCTCCATGAGCGTCTCCCTGGTGGCTGTATTCATCCCCATCCTGCTGATGGGGGGGATGGTAGGGCGTTTGTTCCGGGAATTTGCCGTAACCCTCTCGGCAGCGATCATGGTTTCTCTGCTGGTGTCACTAACTGTAACTCCCATGATGTGCGCCACGTTGCTCAAGCCTGAAGGAAAACGGGAACACGGCATCATTTACCGGACCAGTGAGGGGATGTTTACCCGGCTTCACAAGGGCTATGAACTAACCCTGGCCTGGGCGTTACGCCACTCCCGCCTCATGCTCCTCATAACGCTGGCCACCGTTGGGGTGAATGTGCTCCTGTTTATTCTCGTGCCCAAGGGGTTCTTCCCCGAGCAGGACACCGGCCGCATTCTGGGAAGGATTCAGGCGGCTCAGGATACCTCCTTCCAGGCCATGGAACGGAAACTGGCCCAGATCGTGGCTATCGTCAAATCCGACCCTGATGTGGTGTATGTGACCGGTTTTACCGGCGGAGGAGGGGGAGGAGGCTCGACCACCAACACCGGTCGGATGTTCATCGCTCTGAAGCCGTTCGAGAAACGCGCATCCACTGCCAATGACGTTATCAAAAGGTTACGCGGCAAGCTGATGAGTGTACCGGGCGCCCCCACTTTTCTGGCACCGGTCCAGGACCTGCGGGTCGGCGGCAGGATAAGCAACGCCCTGTACCAGTACACCTTGCAGGGGACCGACCTGAACGAACTCAACACCTGGTCCCAGCGTGTGCTCCAGAAACTGCGCACAGTTCCCCAGGTGGTGGATCTGAGCAGCGATCTGCAAAACAAGGGGAGACAGGCAGACCTGGTGATAGATCGTCCCACGGCGGCCCGTCTGGGCATAACCCCCCAGATGATCGACAACACCCTCTACGACGCCTTCGGCCAGCGCCAGGTATCCATCTCCTATACCCTGCTCAACCAGTACCATGTTGTTATGGAGGTCGATCCTGCTTTCTGGCAGCGTCCCGATACGCTACGGGACATCTATGTGACGTCCACCAGCGGCAAACAGGTACCGCTCTCCGCATTCACCCACTACGAACCGTCCGCCACGGCCCTGGCGGTGAACCATCAAGGGCAGTTTCCGTCCATCACCTTGTCGTTTAATCTGGCTCCCGGCGTGGCCTTGGGGGACGCGGTCAAGTCCATAGAAGCCACCACCCGGCAGATGGGGATGCCGGCCGCCATCCGCGGCAGCTTTCAGGGTACGGCCCAAGCCTTCAAGGATTCGCTCAACAACCAGCCATTATTGATACTGGCGGCACTGATGGCGGTCTACATCGTGCTGGGGGTGTTGTACGAAAGCTATATTCACCCCATCACCATCCTCTCTACACTGCCGTCGGCAGGGGTGGGTGCCGTGGCAGCACTGATGCTTTTCCGTACCGATTTGAGTCTGATTGCCATCATCGGCGTAATCCTGTTGATCGGCATTGTGAAGAAGAACGGCATCATGATGGTGGATTTTGCCATTGCGGCCGAGCGCAATGAGGGGAAAAGCCCTGAAGAGGCGATCTATGAGGCCTGTCTGCTCCGCTTCCGGCCGATCATGATGACCACCATGGCCGCACTTCTGGGAGCGCTTCCCCTGGCATTGGGGCACGGGGTTGGCTCGGAATTGCGCCGCCCCTTGGGGATATCCATCGTTGGCGGCCTGATCTTCAGCCAGATGTTGACGTTGTATACCACCCCGGTGGTGTATCTCTATATGGACCGTTTCAGAATGTGGGTGGCGAAGATGCGGGGGCGGCGGAAGAGAATAGTTCAGATGTAA
- a CDS encoding efflux transporter outer membrane subunit: MIDRQSRYRRCRFLAGALMLLTGCTVGPNYVRPVAVPVMPASYKEVNGWKPAQPGDEAIKGEWWRIFNDPLLNRLEGQVALSNQNILAAEAAFRQASALIQEAKAGYYPTVSAGASVARTHQSGTIGTSAKTTTSYTLPVDISWEIDIWGRVRRSVEASRASAQASAADLAALRLSSQAQLAEAYFELRMQDSQKEFLDASVSYYQKTLELTRNRYAGGVAAKSDVLQAETQLKSTQAQAIDLGVQRAQYEHAIALLIGKPASDFSLPAAPLTAVPPPIPLGVPSTLLERRPDIAAAERRMAAANAQIGVAEAAWYPSITLSASGGLETTSFSRWFSWPSRFWSVGPAVSETLFDGGARSAQTEQARAAFDAEVATYRQTVLTGFQEVEDNLAALRILEKEATVQDEAVQAARQSVIVAENQYKAGITSYLTVLTAQTAQLTNERTAIAIRGSRMTAGVLLIKALGGGWDASYLQKAD; the protein is encoded by the coding sequence ATGATCGACAGACAATCACGCTATCGTCGTTGCCGCTTCCTGGCGGGAGCACTCATGCTTCTGACGGGCTGCACGGTCGGCCCGAATTACGTTCGGCCTGTAGCAGTGCCGGTCATGCCGGCATCCTACAAGGAGGTGAACGGCTGGAAACCGGCACAGCCGGGAGACGAAGCCATCAAGGGGGAGTGGTGGCGGATATTTAACGATCCCCTGTTGAACAGGTTGGAAGGACAGGTTGCCCTCTCGAACCAAAACATCCTTGCAGCCGAGGCCGCCTTTCGCCAGGCCAGCGCCTTGATCCAGGAAGCCAAGGCCGGTTATTATCCAACGGTCTCGGCCGGTGCCTCGGTTGCACGCACCCATCAGTCCGGTACCATCGGCACATCTGCAAAGACCACCACCTCCTACACGCTTCCGGTCGATATCTCATGGGAGATCGACATCTGGGGGCGCGTACGCCGCAGCGTGGAGGCGAGCAGGGCGAGCGCCCAGGCCAGTGCGGCCGATCTGGCGGCGCTCCGCCTGAGCAGCCAGGCTCAGCTTGCCGAGGCATATTTTGAACTGCGTATGCAGGACTCCCAGAAAGAATTCCTGGATGCTTCGGTATCCTACTATCAGAAAACCCTGGAACTGACCAGAAACCGCTACGCCGGCGGGGTAGCGGCCAAGTCGGACGTGCTCCAGGCCGAGACCCAGCTCAAGAGCACTCAGGCGCAGGCCATCGACCTGGGCGTGCAACGCGCCCAGTACGAACATGCCATTGCTCTCCTGATCGGCAAGCCGGCTTCGGATTTCAGCCTGCCTGCCGCCCCGCTTACCGCGGTTCCACCTCCCATCCCCTTGGGAGTGCCGTCGACGCTGCTCGAACGAAGGCCCGACATCGCCGCCGCGGAACGGCGGATGGCGGCGGCCAATGCCCAGATCGGCGTGGCTGAAGCCGCTTGGTACCCGTCCATCACGTTGAGCGCATCGGGCGGCCTGGAAACAACGAGCTTTTCCCGTTGGTTCAGTTGGCCGAGCCGCTTCTGGTCGGTAGGCCCCGCGGTTTCGGAAACCCTGTTCGATGGCGGGGCGCGCAGCGCCCAGACCGAACAGGCGCGGGCCGCCTTCGACGCCGAGGTGGCAACCTATCGCCAGACTGTGTTGACCGGTTTTCAGGAGGTGGAGGATAATCTGGCTGCGTTGCGTATCCTGGAAAAGGAAGCCACGGTGCAGGACGAGGCGGTGCAGGCGGCTCGGCAATCCGTCATCGTTGCCGAGAACCAGTACAAGGCGGGAATCACCAGTTATTTGACCGTATTGACCGCCCAGACAGCCCAACTTACCAACGAGCGGACCGCCATTGCTATTCGCGGCAGCCGCATGACTGCCGGTGTACTGCTGATAAAGGCGCTGGGAGGCGGATGGGATGCTTCATACCTGCAAAAAGCGGATTAG
- a CDS encoding porin family protein produces CFLKRVYAFAAISFLVLVFSGTVFGAVSEGQFSISPMIGGYTYDGGQHLETAPMYSLKGGYNLTDNIGVEAGLDYSITSSKLVTDKNVAIFKYGVEGLYHFMPDKQLVPFVAFGLGGYNMSGPSALVSRKVMGFVDYGAGVKYFLYDRLALRADVRHVVANASAFEYTLGVTIPFGGVKAVPQPVVTFAEVKAALAKMRQEQTETSQAASRETHVEEKPVQNKVPLERPMLPTVVAPEQNRTKELSSSEKLAQLKEQFAKEELERITTFKAEWEKGKEARLAAEKAARAQETLNQAKIWNERSAKKERNSSLETAKQTEKPLPAKSTRKSRHKHAAKKKPYIPKTPRRASSHRQISRHALPKRIR; encoded by the coding sequence GGTGTTTCTTGAAAAGAGTGTATGCATTTGCGGCCATATCCTTCTTGGTACTGGTATTCTCCGGCACGGTGTTCGGGGCCGTATCGGAGGGGCAGTTCTCGATTTCTCCCATGATCGGAGGATATACCTACGATGGCGGCCAGCATCTCGAAACAGCCCCCATGTATTCCTTGAAGGGTGGCTACAATCTTACGGACAACATCGGGGTTGAAGCCGGGCTGGACTACTCGATCACCTCATCCAAGCTGGTGACGGACAAGAATGTCGCCATCTTCAAGTATGGAGTCGAAGGGTTGTACCACTTCATGCCGGACAAGCAACTCGTGCCGTTCGTGGCGTTCGGGCTTGGCGGTTACAACATGTCCGGCCCTTCGGCCCTTGTTTCGCGTAAAGTGATGGGTTTCGTCGACTACGGGGCCGGTGTAAAATACTTCCTGTACGACCGGCTGGCTTTGCGGGCGGATGTGCGCCACGTCGTGGCCAATGCCAGCGCGTTTGAGTATACCCTGGGCGTAACCATCCCTTTTGGAGGCGTCAAAGCCGTACCGCAACCGGTGGTCACATTTGCTGAAGTCAAAGCTGCCCTTGCAAAAATGCGCCAGGAACAGACTGAGACTTCACAAGCCGCCTCACGGGAAACACATGTCGAAGAAAAACCGGTTCAAAACAAGGTCCCCCTGGAACGTCCTATGCTCCCTACTGTCGTCGCACCAGAGCAAAACAGGACAAAAGAACTATCTTCATCGGAGAAGCTTGCCCAACTGAAAGAACAGTTTGCAAAAGAAGAGTTGGAGCGAATTACGACATTCAAGGCTGAATGGGAGAAGGGAAAAGAAGCCCGACTGGCTGCCGAAAAAGCCGCAAGAGCCCAAGAAACGCTTAATCAAGCCAAAATCTGGAACGAACGGAGTGCGAAAAAGGAGAGAAACTCTTCACTAGAGACAGCAAAACAAACGGAAAAACCGTTACCTGCCAAGTCCACGCGAAAAAGCAGACACAAACATGCCGCCAAAAAGAAACCATACATACCGAAAACGCCGCGACGAGCATCTTCCCACCGGCAGATATCAAGACACGCCTTGCCGAAACGAATACGGTAG
- a CDS encoding PAS domain-containing protein produces the protein MGRSMQEVLIFNAFMEHTSDSIVIKEYFANERGEFTGGNIICASATKARHYGLNMNTIRGCTDFDLLPREQAEKALQDDLWVMQNRRPIEDQHETITHRNGEIVKVSVTKFPWILPSGEIVGVMCIARNITIRERAKQQTQDLLEFMRQQVLKPLLIIHRAEDKNYNKHSILQTTISRLLVKLKEVKNKKI, from the coding sequence ATGGGACGATCAATGCAAGAAGTGCTGATATTTAACGCATTCATGGAACATACGAGTGACTCCATTGTGATTAAAGAATACTTTGCCAATGAGCGTGGCGAATTTACGGGCGGGAATATCATCTGCGCCAGCGCCACCAAAGCCCGCCATTACGGCCTGAATATGAATACGATCCGGGGCTGCACCGATTTTGATCTTTTGCCTCGCGAACAAGCCGAAAAGGCTCTTCAGGATGACCTCTGGGTGATGCAAAATCGTAGACCGATCGAAGATCAACACGAAACCATAACCCATCGAAATGGCGAAATCGTGAAGGTTTCCGTAACAAAGTTTCCCTGGATTTTGCCGAGTGGCGAGATTGTGGGAGTCATGTGCATTGCCCGAAATATAACCATACGAGAGAGGGCCAAACAACAAACTCAGGATCTGTTGGAGTTTATGCGCCAGCAGGTTTTAAAACCCTTACTGATAATTCATCGTGCCGAAGATAAAAATTACAACAAACACAGCATATTGCAAACGACCATTTCCCGACTGCTCGTAAAACTCAAGGAAGTAAAAAATAAAAAAATATAA
- a CDS encoding peptidase MA family metallohydrolase encodes MPVLLKYRHSLLHGVSTILVLSCLSYSPLLAVAEQTNDHLHQPNVNASATTSPEGIKQELELLENSHRLFPLNEKITHNLASGYVAYGYQLFKLNHYEQADEIFLKAQELYPDDASYELLRGICNYYLKKYDIARSQLELARSQTGDSTEVLYFLGLVLYDTDNRQQAVELWELALKGSPGREEILEILGKARRETAVEASMDQGHSSRFDLSYDPDVDTTFALSVLDVLEAAANAVNGELDHYPQARVPVGIYKRGDYKTVTDSPDWSGGVYDGKIRLPFGAAKEMTPALRAVLYHEYAHVVVFDLTRGSCPLWLNEGIAEVFGRTQDNRPLVALEHAVRKGAITDFRKLETSFGNLSTADATLAYQQSYSVVNYLVSTYGWHRVKQILVGLGNGLSAENAVAAALSDYNQTYDGIIREWRGYIIGNSVEK; translated from the coding sequence ATGCCGGTATTACTGAAATACCGGCATTCCTTGCTTCATGGCGTCTCCACCATCCTGGTGTTATCGTGTCTGTCGTATTCACCCCTCCTTGCCGTTGCCGAGCAGACTAACGACCACCTTCACCAGCCGAACGTCAATGCCTCCGCAACGACATCTCCCGAGGGAATTAAACAGGAGCTGGAACTGTTGGAAAACAGTCATCGCCTGTTCCCTCTCAACGAAAAGATCACGCATAATCTGGCCAGTGGATATGTGGCTTACGGATATCAACTCTTCAAACTAAATCATTACGAACAAGCAGATGAGATATTCCTCAAGGCGCAGGAACTGTATCCCGATGATGCATCCTATGAACTGTTGCGGGGTATCTGTAACTACTATCTCAAAAAATATGACATAGCCCGTTCCCAACTGGAACTGGCACGTTCACAGACGGGCGATTCGACAGAGGTACTCTATTTCCTGGGGCTGGTACTGTATGATACCGATAACCGCCAACAGGCGGTGGAACTATGGGAACTGGCCCTGAAAGGCTCGCCGGGACGCGAGGAGATCCTCGAGATCCTTGGCAAGGCGCGCAGAGAGACTGCCGTTGAAGCGAGCATGGACCAAGGCCACAGCTCACGCTTCGACCTTTCCTACGACCCGGACGTGGATACGACATTCGCCCTCTCAGTTCTTGACGTACTGGAGGCGGCGGCCAACGCGGTAAACGGGGAGTTGGACCACTATCCCCAGGCGCGCGTTCCGGTAGGCATCTACAAACGGGGAGACTACAAGACCGTGACCGATTCGCCCGACTGGTCCGGCGGTGTCTACGACGGCAAAATTAGGCTTCCTTTCGGCGCGGCCAAGGAGATGACCCCCGCCTTACGCGCCGTTTTGTATCACGAGTACGCTCATGTGGTGGTTTTCGACCTTACGCGCGGCAGCTGTCCTCTCTGGCTCAATGAAGGGATTGCCGAGGTATTCGGTAGAACGCAGGATAATCGCCCGCTGGTCGCATTGGAGCACGCCGTCCGCAAAGGCGCCATCACTGATTTCAGAAAGCTCGAAACAAGTTTCGGAAACCTCTCCACCGCCGATGCAACCCTGGCGTACCAGCAGAGCTACAGCGTGGTGAACTACCTGGTGTCAACCTATGGCTGGCATCGGGTTAAACAGATACTCGTGGGGTTGGGCAACGGCTTGAGTGCCGAAAACGCCGTCGCAGCAGCACTAAGTGACTATAACCAGACCTACGACGGCATTATTCGGGAATGGCGCGGATATATCATCGGAAACAGCGTTGAAAAATGA
- the dxs gene encoding 1-deoxy-D-xylulose-5-phosphate synthase — translation MAILETINSPDDLKKLPLSQLPAVAEDLRRMIIETCAKNGGHLAPSLGVVELTIALHRVFTTPADKIIWDVGHQAYAHKILTGRRDRFSTLRTLNGITGFPKRAESPHDAFGVGHSSTSISAATGYAAARDLDGRRNKVVAVIGDGSMTGGMAYEGINHAGALDKDLIVILNDNEMSIAENVGALSTFLSRTASSEFVHRFKKNTESFLKRIDVGKGVLHIARKMEESFKGLFTPGMLFEAFGFNYIGPIDGHDLPKLLETLDSVKKFDDAVLIHVLTKKGKGYKPAEDNPSLFHGVGPFEIETGKVLKGKGGAASYTAIFGATLCKLAAEDERIVAITAAMPDGTGLSGFSKEHPERFFDMGIAEQHGVTFAAGLAASGLRPVFAVYSTFLQRAYDQVFHDVCLQNLPVTFALDRGGVVGSDGPTHHGAFDISYLRHLPNMVLMAPKDENELQHMLATAIALGGPAAVRYPRGNGYGVPLDQTLATLPVGRAEVLREGRDGVLLALGTMVSPALEAAGQLEKEHGMALTVVNVRFVKPLDETLILELARSCGRIVTLEENALQGGFGTAILELLEQHQLTGIPVLRLGYPDRYIPQGEQHELRTMLGLDSPGIAASVQTFISRP, via the coding sequence ATGGCTATCCTTGAAACGATAAATTCCCCGGATGACTTGAAAAAACTTCCCTTGTCCCAGCTTCCGGCCGTTGCTGAGGACCTTCGCCGCATGATCATCGAGACATGTGCAAAGAACGGCGGTCACCTAGCCCCAAGTTTGGGGGTTGTGGAGTTGACCATTGCCCTGCACCGGGTCTTCACTACGCCTGCCGACAAGATCATCTGGGATGTGGGCCATCAGGCCTATGCCCATAAAATCCTCACCGGCCGACGTGACCGATTCTCCACCCTGCGCACCCTGAACGGCATCACCGGCTTCCCCAAGCGGGCCGAATCGCCCCACGACGCTTTCGGTGTCGGTCACTCATCCACCTCTATCTCGGCTGCCACCGGCTATGCCGCGGCCCGCGATCTGGACGGCCGCAGAAACAAGGTCGTTGCAGTGATCGGCGACGGCTCCATGACTGGCGGCATGGCCTACGAGGGTATAAACCACGCCGGCGCCCTAGACAAGGACCTGATCGTCATCCTCAACGACAATGAGATGTCCATCGCCGAGAATGTCGGCGCCCTCTCCACCTTTCTCAGCCGGACCGCCTCCAGTGAATTCGTGCATCGCTTCAAAAAAAACACGGAATCATTTCTCAAGCGGATCGACGTGGGTAAGGGGGTGCTGCACATTGCCCGCAAGATGGAAGAATCCTTCAAGGGGCTTTTCACCCCCGGCATGTTGTTCGAAGCCTTCGGCTTCAATTATATCGGCCCCATCGATGGGCATGATTTGCCAAAACTATTGGAAACACTGGATAGCGTCAAAAAGTTCGATGACGCCGTTCTGATACATGTTCTGACCAAGAAGGGCAAAGGCTACAAACCGGCCGAGGACAACCCGTCACTCTTCCACGGCGTCGGACCGTTCGAGATCGAGACCGGCAAGGTGTTGAAGGGCAAGGGTGGTGCCGCATCATACACCGCCATCTTCGGTGCGACGCTCTGCAAACTGGCCGCCGAGGACGAAAGGATCGTGGCCATAACCGCCGCCATGCCCGACGGCACCGGTCTGAGCGGGTTCTCCAAAGAACACCCCGAACGTTTTTTTGATATGGGCATAGCCGAACAACACGGGGTAACCTTTGCCGCCGGTCTGGCTGCCAGCGGCCTGCGGCCAGTGTTCGCCGTCTACTCCACATTCCTTCAACGCGCCTACGACCAGGTTTTCCACGATGTCTGTCTCCAGAACCTGCCAGTGACTTTTGCGCTGGACCGTGGCGGCGTGGTGGGCAGTGACGGCCCCACGCATCATGGGGCCTTTGACATCTCCTACCTGCGGCACCTCCCCAACATGGTGCTGATGGCTCCCAAAGACGAAAACGAGTTACAGCACATGCTGGCAACCGCCATTGCGTTGGGTGGTCCGGCAGCGGTGCGTTATCCACGGGGCAACGGATATGGTGTACCACTGGACCAGACCCTGGCCACCCTGCCCGTGGGCCGTGCTGAGGTGCTCCGTGAAGGAAGAGACGGGGTGCTGTTGGCGCTGGGCACCATGGTCTCTCCCGCCCTCGAAGCTGCCGGACAGCTCGAAAAAGAGCACGGCATGGCGTTAACCGTTGTCAATGTCCGCTTTGTAAAACCGCTGGACGAAACGCTGATCCTGGAACTCGCCCGCTCATGCGGCCGGATCGTAACACTTGAAGAAAACGCCCTTCAGGGGGGCTTTGGTACAGCCATACTGGAACTGCTGGAACAGCACCAACTGACCGGTATACCGGTTCTGCGTCTCGGCTACCCCGACCGATACATCCCCCAGGGTGAACAGCACGAACTGCGGACCATGCTGGGGCTCGACAGCCCCGGAATAGCCGCATCGGTGCAGACTTTCATTTCTCGCCCATGA